The Stomoxys calcitrans chromosome 3, idStoCalc2.1, whole genome shotgun sequence genome includes a region encoding these proteins:
- the LOC106084807 gene encoding sodium/hydrogen exchanger 8 → MGRRPSALAFLLLITFSSLFTVAIRAEDPKQQQQQLSPNTNGGQTSANDNSNTAADAVGFVKTGNGGENAKNSTTPETANSGNSNKNEPPDAGKTNGTVSSTENSSKDSGAVSNNNSTTPSSSSPSPPPTANTTQNDTKAVTEPPLPDHHAVEQEHNSSLSLFFVICVIMLGILLIHSMLQTGFQYLPESIVVVFLGALIGLLLKVMSGENASWKREEVFSPTGFFLVLLPPIIFESGYNLHKGNFFQNIGSILVFAIVGTTISALVIGAGIYLLGLAEVAYRLNFSESFAFGSLISAVDPVATVAIFHALDVDPILNMLVFGESILNDAISIVLTTTVSQSANSPLYAKMTTGEAIFSALKTFCEMFFASAGIGVIFALISALLLKHIDLRKHPSLEFAIMLMFTYAPYVLAEGIHLSGIMAILFCGIVMSHYTHFNLSTVTQITMQQTMRTLAFIAETCVFAYLGLAIFSFKHQVELSFVIWSMVLCLIGRACNIFPLAYLVNKFREHKITNKMQFIMWFSGLRGAISYALSLHLDLSSDETRHVIITTTLIIVLFTTLVFGGSTMPLLKYLKPGKKRRARTTRGSSASTASARTRNNSRKRSKSISLSKTREWGQAIDSEHLSELTEEEDVSFAQTRIAGFGRLDRKYFIPFFTRRFNSQELHECKSQMADLTNKWYQAIRVSPLDSDESDEEMGLSASTSQSTLNART, encoded by the exons ATGGGGAGAAGACCAAGTGCATTAGCATTTTTGTTGCTGATAACATTTTCCAGCTTGTTCACGGTTGCGATAAGAGCAGAGGAtccaaagcaacaacaacagcaattgtCACCAAATACTAATGGGGGGCAAACCTCTGCAAATGATAATTCTAATACAGCTGCCGACGCGGTGGGATTTGTGAAAACAGGTAACGGTggagaaaatgcaaaaaattcaacaacTCCAGAAACGGCAAATAGCGGCAATAGCAATAAAAATGAACCACCAGATGCTGGTAAAACAAATGGCACCGTATCCTCTACAGAGAATAGCAGTAAAGATAGCGGCGCCGTATCTAACAACAACTCAACTACGCCGTCGTCATCATCACCATCTCCGCCACCAACCGCAAATACAACGCAAAATGATACAAAAGCAGTTACCGAACCTCCATTGCCAGATCATCATGCCGTCGAGCAGGAACACAATTCATCCCTCTCACTATTCTTTGTAATATGTGTTATTATGTTAGGCATCTTGCTGATACATTCGATGCTGCAGACTGGTTTCCAATATTTGCCCGAATCCATAGTCGTGGTATTTTTGGGTGCCTTAATTGGTCTACTGCTAAAGGTTATGTCTGGTGAAAATGCCAGCTGGAAACGTGAAGAAGTGTTTTCTCCTACTGGATTTTTCTTGGTATTATTACCACCCATAATCTTTGAATCGGGTTATAATTTGCACAAGGGTAACTTCTTTCAAAATATCGgctcaatattggtctttgctATTGTGGGCACAACGATATCGGCATTGGTAATTGGAGCTGGCATATATTTGTTGGGATTAGCTGAAGTTGCTTATCG ATTGAATTTCTCCGAATCATTTGCATTTGGCTCCCTTATATCTGCTGTCGATCCCGTTGCCACAGTTGCTATTTTCCATGCTTTGGATGTTGATCCGATATTAAACATGTTGGTATTTGGCGAAAGTATTCTCAACGATGCTATATCTATTGTGTTGACCACCACCGTCTCTCAGTCAGCAAATAGTCCGCTCTATGCTAAAATGACAACAGGTGAGGCCATCTTCTCTgcattgaaaacattttgcgAAATGTTCTTCGCTTCAGCCGGTATTGGAGTAATATTTGCTTTGATTTCAGCACTACTATTAAAACACATAGATTTAAGAAAACATCCATCATTAGAATTTGCCATTATGTTAATGTTTACCTATGCCCCTTATGTTTTAGCCGAGGGTATACATTTGAGTGGTATCATGGCCATACTATTCTGTGGCATTGTCATGTCGCACTATACCCATTTCAATTTGTCCACAGTGACACAGATAACTATGCAACAAACAATGCGTACGCTGGCTTTCATAGCGGAAACATGCGTTTTCGCCTATTTGGGTTTGGCCATTTTCTCCTTTAAACATCAGGTGGAATTGTCATTTGTAATATGGTCTATGGTTTTATGTTTAATAGGCAGGGCTTGCAATATCTTTCCCCTGGCATATTTGGTGAATAAGTTTCGCGAGCATAAAATTACCAATAAAATGCAATTTATAATGTGGTTTTCGGGTCTAAGAGGTGCAATTTCCTATGCTCTATCATTGCATTTGGATTTATCCAGCGACGAGACAAGACATGTGATAATAACAACCACTTTGATTATTGTATTGTTTACAACACTGGTATTTGGTGGATCTACCATGCCGCTCTTGAAATATCTCAAGCCAGGTAAGAAACGACGAGCACGAACAACGCGTGGCAGTAGTGCATCAACTGCTTCGGCGAGAACTCGTAACAATTCGCGTAAACGTTCCAAATCCATATCATTGTCGAAAACTCGTGAATGGGGCCAAGCCATAGACTCGGAACATCTGTCCGAACTGACCGAAGAGGAAGATGTGTCCTTTGCCCAGACCCGCATAGCAGGATTTGGACGTTTGGACAGAAAGTATTTCATAC